From a region of the Molothrus ater isolate BHLD 08-10-18 breed brown headed cowbird chromosome 15, BPBGC_Mater_1.1, whole genome shotgun sequence genome:
- the MAT2B gene encoding methionine adenosyltransferase 2 subunit beta, giving the protein MVGREKELRIRFAPGRCELVEEDVDIPSRRVLITGATGLLGRAVFKEFNENNWNAVGCGYRRAQPRFEHVNLLDSIAVHDIIHDFQPHVIVHCAAERRPDVVEGQPDAASQLNVAASANLAKEAAGVRAFLIYISTDYVFDGTSPPYKETDVPNPLNFYGKTKLEGEKAVLENNEDTAVLRIPVLYGEVERLEESAVTVMFDKVQFSNKSANMDHWQQRFPTNVKDVAAVCRQLAEKRMLDPSIKGTFHWSGNEQMTKYEMACAIADAFNLPSSHLRPITDSPVVGALRPRNAQLDCSKLEMLGIGQRTPFRAGIRESLWPFLVDKRWRQTVFH; this is encoded by the exons atGGTGGGCCGGGAGAAGGAGCTCCGGATCCGCTTCGCGCCGGGACGCTGCGAGCTCGTGGAG GAAGATGTTGACATTCCCAGTAGGCGAGTTTTGATCACTGGTGCTACGGGACttcttggcagggctgtgtttaaAGAATTCAATGAAAACAATTGGAATGCAGTTGGCTGTGGATACAGGAGAGCTCAGCCCAGATTTGAACATGTTAATCTTCTGGACTCTATTGCAGTTCATGACATTATCCACGATTTTCAG CCTCATGTTATAGtgcactgtgctgctgagagAAGGCCAGATGTTGTAGAAGGTCAACCAGATGCTGCTTCTCAGCTCAATGTGGCTGCTTCAGCAAACTTAGCAAAGGAGGCAG CTGGAGTGAGAGCATTTCTGATCTACATTAGCACAGACTATGTATTTGATGGAACAAGCCCTCCATATAAAGAGACTGATGTGCCAAATCCCCTGAATTTCTATGGTAAAACCAAACTGGAGGGTGAAAAGGCAGTTCTGGAAAACAATGAAG aCACTGCAGTACTTAGGATTCCTGTCTTGTATGGAGAGGTGGAAAGACTGGAGGAAAGTGCTGTGACAGTTATGTTTGATAAAGTGCAGTTCAGTAATAAATCTGCCAACATGGACCACTGGCAACAGAGATTTCCTACCAATGTCAAGGATGTAGCAGCTGTTTGCAGACAACTAGCAGAGAAGAGAATGTTG GACCCATCAATAAAAGGAACCTTTCACTGGTCTGGCAATGAACAGATGACTAAGTATGAGATGGCCTGTGCAATTGCAGATGCTTTCAACCTTCCCAGCAGCCACTTGAGACCA ATTACTGACAGTCCAGTTGTGGGTGCTCTTCGTCCCAGGAACGCTCAGCTGGACTGCTCCAAGTTGGAGATGCTGGGGATAGGTCAGAGAACACCATTTCGAGCTGGCATCAGAGAATCACTTTGGCCTTTCCTTGTTGACAAGAGATGGAGACAGACAGTCTTCCATTAG
- the HMMR gene encoding LOW QUALITY PROTEIN: hyaluronan mediated motility receptor (The sequence of the model RefSeq protein was modified relative to this genomic sequence to represent the inferred CDS: inserted 1 base in 1 codon): protein MASARVPLSRPLHRDGSAARTPLQGSRNTKPSGGVGSLLSSEACQGVRKQRSETNLSSEKSAPTPVTARRLTSLGSTPANGIVKTKKDLLLMKEKKKQKALEKEIRALVRERGEQDKKLRALDEDLVKMEAKLSAAVQEKTSLSANVACLKKQLLELTRSNELLKSKLSEDGVQKKMSSLCMELMKLRNMRDAKEKSALAKQENMEMKLQEVQRNLEHSKGKVAQLQEKLSATEREKVEEKSDIEKLLEYITELSSVAETAEKYKLEVAQMEETLSKKDQDIEILRNTLKAKEEESCKLMRELNERCQLLQKEKEKESAEAKGQFLSMNAEIEDLKKKIDLVEQEHQKLLQKHEEVISQLQQEKESSASMQQKLLEFEDEVTSERHLLEQELNGTMKELNKLHAKEKKAEKLVKQLEQEIKSQGLELTQMEEELKGKNAELEQIKAMHSSAVLKIQEEHSNTLQELGKITADFESYKKTSAEEICSLKLENSSLREEVASLKKAGXENLQLLQEAEYTKNKANEEYARMLLEVQTKLALKEAETERTKESCLAQMTKLQEKLEEQTQDLKRELEAERSRKTVSEDVTSSLKQEIQTWRKLYEDLHNKVKPFQQQLDAFEAEKNALLEEHGAAQEQLNKLSDAYAKLLGHQNMKQKIKHVMKLKEDNVHLKQDVSKLRALLAKEKQTNRQLQEQLCAVQGIKRFDPSKAFQHDSKENIPPKTPLKEGNKNKI from the exons ATGGCCTCCGCGCGCGTGCCGCTCAGCCGCCCCCTGCACCGCGATGGCAGCGCTG CGCGTACTCCCCTGCAAGGATCCCGTAACACTAAGCCATCAGGTGGAGTGGGAAGTTTGCTGTCCTCTGAAGCATGCCAAGGGGTTAGGAAACAGAGGA GTGAGACCAATCTGAGCAGTGAGAAGAGTGCACCCACCCCAGTAACTGCAAGGAGACTCACATCTCTTGGATCAACA CCGGCTAATGGGATTGTGAAGACTAAAAAAGATCTTCTCCttatgaaagagaaaaagaaacagaaggcaCTGGAGAAGGAG ATTCGTGCATTAGTGAGAGAACGTGGAGAGCAGGACAAAAAACTTCGTGCTCTGGATGAAGATCTTGTAAAGATGGAAGCAAAGCTGAGTGCTGCAGTTCAGGAGAAAACCTCTCTTTCAGCAAATGTTGCATGCCTGAAGAAACAGCTGCTGGAGTTAACAAGAAGCAATGAGTTACTTAAGTCAAAG CTGTCCGAAGATGGtgtgcagaagaaaatgagcagCTTGTGCATGGAGTTGATGAAGCTCAGAAACATGAGGGATGCGAAGGAAAAG agtgcattggcaaagcaggaaaacatggaaatgaaGCTGCAGGAAGTGCAAAGGAATCTAGAGcattcaaaaggaaaagtagCACAGTTACAAGAAAAATT GTCTGCTACTGAGAGAGAGAAAGTTGAAGAAAAGTCTGACATTGAAAAACTCTTGGAATATATTACAGAGCTCAG TAGTGttgcagaaacagcagagaaatacaAACTAGAAGTTGCCCAGATGGAGGAGACACTGAGTAAGAAAGACCAAGATATTGAGATCCTGAGGAATACCCTCAAAGCAAAAGAGGAAGAGTCATGTAAACTGATGAGAGAACTTAATGAGAGGTGTCAATTGcttcaaaaagagaaag AGAAGGAGTCAGCTGAGGCCAAAGGACAGTTCCTGAGTATGAATGCTGAAATAGaagacctgaaaaaaaaaattgatttggTGGAACAAGAACACCAGAAACTGCTTCAGAAACATGAGGAGGTCATCTCTCAGCTGCAGCAAGAGAAG GAGTCATCTGCATCAATGCAGCAGAAGTTACTAGAGTTTGAAGATGAAGTAACAAGTGAGAGACATCTGCTGGAACAAGAGCTGAATGGTACCATGAAGGAGCTGAATAAATTgcatgcaaaggaaaagaaagctgaaaagtTGGTCAAGCAACTGGAACAAGAAATCAAATCTCAAGGTCTTGAACTGACACAGATGGAAGAAGAGTTGAAAGG GAAGAATGCAGAGTTGGAACAAATCAAGGCAATGCATAGCAGTGCGGTATTGAAAATCCAAGAAGAGCACAGCAATACACTGCAGGAACTTGGCAAGATTACTGCTGACTTTGAAAG CTACAAGAAAACATCAGCTGAAGAAATTTGCAGTTTAAAACTGGAGAATTCCTCTCTGCGAGAAGAAGTTGCCAGCCTGAAAAAAGCAG CAGAGAATCTGCAGTTGCTTCAAGAAGCAGAATACactaaaaacaaagcaaatgaagAGTATGCAAG GATGCTTTTAGAAGTCCAGACCAAGCTTGCACtaaaagaagcagaaacagAGAGAACAAAAGAGTCTTGCCTTGCACAAATGACTAAACTTCAGGAAAAACTTGAGGAGCAAACTCAAGATCTGAAAAGAGAACTTGAAGCAGAAAGATCAAG GAAAACCGTAAGTGAAGATGTGACCTCTAGCTTAAAGCAAGAGATCCAGACCTGGCGTAAACTGTATGAAGATTTACATAACAAAGTTAAGCCTTTTCAG CAACAACTAGATGCTTTTGAAGCAGAGAAGAATGCTCTCCTAGAGGAGCATGGGGCAGCCCAAGAACAACTGAATAAACTGAGTGATGCATATGCTAAACTACTTGGCCACCAGAACATGAAGCAAAAAATCAAGCATGTTATGAAGCTGAAGGAAGACAATGTCCACCTGAAGCAG GATGTGTCCAAGCTGCGTGCATTGCTGGCCAAGGAGAAGCAGACCAACAGGCAGcttcaggagcagctgtgtgcaGTACAGGGCATCAAGCGCTTTGATCCTTCCAAAGCTTTCCAGCATGATagcaaggaaaatattcctCCAAAAACACCTTTAAAAGAAG gtaataaaaacaaaatttga
- the NUDCD2 gene encoding nudC domain-containing protein 2: MSAPFEERSGVVPCATPWGRWYQTLEEVFIEVRVPPGTRAKDVRCSLRSRHIALAVGGQELLQGKLFDSTVTDEGTWTLEDRQLIRIVLMKTNRDAGNCWTSLLENEYAADPWVQDQMQRKLTLERFQRENPGFDFSGAEISGNYSKGGPDFSSLEK, from the exons ATGTCGGCTCCGTTCGAGGAGCGCAGCGGGGTGGTGCCCTGCGCGACACCCTGGGGCCGCTGGTACCAGACGCTGGAGGAGGTGTTCATCGAGGTGCGCGTCCCGCCGGGCACCCGCGCCAAGGACGTGCGCTGCAGCCTGCGGAGCCGGCACATCGCCTTGGCCGTGGGcggacaggagctgctgcag GGTAAACTTTTTGACTCTACAGTAACTGATGAAGGAACGTGGACCTTAG AAGACAGGCAGCTGATACGAATTGTTCTAATGAAGACAAATAGAGATGCTGGAAATTGTTGGACCTCTCTGTTAGAAAATGAATATGCTGCTGATCCTTGGGTACAGGACCAGATGCAAAGGAAACTTACACTGGAGAGATTCCAAAGAGAA AACCCTGGGTTTGACTTCAGTGGGGCAGAAATTTCTGGAAACTACAGCAAAGGAGGACCAGACTTTTCTAGTCTTGAAAAGTGA
- the CCNG1 gene encoding cyclin-G1 — MIDTPASGGARDPVLELPAMLEQELRAQPRAAGLRLLEAAHDNGLRMTARLRDFEVKDLLSLTQFFGFHTETFSLAVNFLDRFLSKMKVQPKHLGCVGLSCFYLAVKASEEERNVPLATDLIRISQYRFTVSDMMRMEKIILEKLCWKVKAITAFQFLQLYHSFIHENLSCERRKYLNFERLETQLKACHCRIMFSKAKPSVLALSVLALEIEEQKLLELTEPLEFLQLHSKISNRELTFWKELVLKCLTEYSSSKCSKPNVQKLKWIVSGRTARQLKHSYYRITHLPTIPESTS; from the exons ATGATCGATACCCCGGCGAGCGGCGGCGCTCGGGACccggtgctggagctgcccgcgatgctggagcaggagctgcggGCCCAGCCCCGGGCCGCCGGGCTCCGGCTGCTCGAGGCTGCCCACGACAATGGCCTGCGGATGACCGCACGGCTGCGAGACTTCGAGGTGAAGGATCTCCTCAGCTTAACGCAGTTCTTTGGCTTCCACACCGAGACGTTCTCTCTCGCTGTGAATTTCTTAGATAGATTCTTGTCAAAAATGAAG GTACAGCCTAAACACTTGGGCTGTGTTGGACTCAGCTGCTTCTACTTGGCTGTGAAGGCATCAGAAGAAGAGAGGAATGTGCCCTTGGCCACTGACTTAATCCGAATAAGCCAGTATAGGTTCACTGTTTCTGATATGATGAGAATGGAGAAAATCATACTGGAGAAACTGTGTTGGAAAGTCAAAGCTATAACTGCCTTCCAATTTCTACAGCTCtatcattcattcattcatgaGAATTTAAGCTGTGAAAG gagaaaataccTTAATTTTGAGAGACTTGAGACCCAGCTTAAGGCCTGTCACTGCAGAATCATGTTTTCTAAAGCCAAG CCTTCTGTCTTGGCACTGTCTGTTTTGGCACTAGAGATAGAGGAACAAAAACTGCTGGAGTTGACAGAGCCATTGGAATTTCTACAGTTACATTCCAAG ATAAGCAACAGAGAATTGACCTTCTGGAAGGAACTAGTATTGAAGTGCCTTACAGAATATTCCTCAAGCAAGTGTTCCAAACCAAATGTGCAGAAATTAAAGTGGATTGTGTCTGGACGTACAGCTCGGCAGCTTAAACACAGCTACTACAGAATAACACACCTTCCTACCATTCCAGAGAGCACCTCATAA